Proteins encoded within one genomic window of Onychostoma macrolepis isolate SWU-2019 chromosome 11, ASM1243209v1, whole genome shotgun sequence:
- the tp53rk gene encoding EKC/KEOPS complex subunit TP53RK, which produces MAHSDSVKASVPSYLKEAQLIKQGAEARVYRGTFLGRSVIIKERFPKLYRHPEVDEKLTRRRTTQEVRSILRCRRAGINAPVVYFVDYTTHSIFLEDIIHSVTVRDHIALAQASEQSPKHLQTLADKIGETLAQMHDEDVIHGDLTTSNMLLVSGADDQNIKLVLIDFGLSYISALPEDKGVDLYVLEKAFLSTHPKTETLFERLMKSYTASSKKSSAVIKKLDEVRLRGRKRSMVG; this is translated from the exons ATGGCGCACTCGGACTCAGTAAAAGCGAGTGTCCCGTCGTATTTAAAGGAGGCACAGTTGATTAAACAGGGTGCAGAAGCCCGCGTCTATCGAGGTACGTTTTTGGGTCGGTCCGTGATTATTAAAGAGAGATTCCCAAAATTATATCGCCACCCTGAAGTCGACGAGAAACTGACGCGCCGCAGAACCACACAGGAGGTGCGATCCATACTGCGATGCAGGAGAGCAG GTATCAACGCACCcgttgtttattttgttgacTACACCACTCATAGCATTTTCTTGGAGGATATCATTCACTCAGTGACAGTAAGAGACCACATTGCATTGGCTCAAGCATCAGAACAAAGCCCAAAGCATCTCCAGACTCTAGCAGACAAGATCGGAGAAACCCTTGCTCAGATGCATGATGAAGATGTCATCCATGGTGATCTTACCACCTCCAACATGCTTCTGGTCAGTGGAGCTGACGACCAAAACATTAAGCTGGTTCTGATTGACTTTGGGTTGAGTTATATTTCTGCTCTGCCAGAAGATAAAGGAGTTGACCTCTACGTGTTGGAGAAAGCTTTTCTCAGCACTCATCCCAAAACGGAGACTTTGTTTGAGAGACTTATGAAAAGTTACACCGCTTCATCTAAAAAGTCCTCTGCGGTCATCAAGAAACTGGATGAAGTTAGATTGAGAGGACGGAAGAGGTCTATGGTTGGATAA
- the slc2a10 gene encoding solute carrier family 2, facilitated glucose transporter member 10, producing MGCSVLVLTVIASTLGGLVFGYELGIISGALPQLQAQFYLGCVQQEAVVSALLIGSLSASVIGGWLIDRHGRRTSILLSNLLILGGTIILTTSISFLALVVGRAIIGFAMSISSMSCCIFVSEMVAPERRGLMVTLYEVGITVGILLAYAVNYVLSGIQAGWRYMFGLAIIPSLMQLVSIGFLPQTTGTSESLVMEDDSQQSDRLSGEMSNQHPTEQVKYSVFDLFKTKDNMCRRTAIGLGLVLSQQFTGQPNVLFYASTILFSVGFQSNASAVLASVGLGIVKVIATLLAMVCSDKVGRRSLLIGGCTVLAIGLIITGVLCGQSVIDTTKQCTSLEPHSNLTSPAENQENVGINLANQSTPSAGHETHDAYGDSNISSHSEDVYKWIIFICMMTVVSAFSVSFGPMTWLVLSEIFPKEVRGRAYSFINCFNVGANLIVTFSFLSITDVIGLSGIFFVYGVIGLAAVVFIYLVLPETKGKSLHKIDRELSQTRFIHREEFCNIFQRRHFAPGYQRVHLTSTTT from the exons ATGG GTTGCTCTGTCCTGGTGCTCACTGTCATTGCGTCCACTCTTGGTGGCCTAGTGTTCGGCTATGAGCTCGGAATAATATCCGGCGCTCTGCCGCAGCTTCAAGCTCAGTTCTATCTGGGTTGTGTCCAGCAGGAAGCCGTGGTTAGCGCACTTCTGATCGGATCATTGTCAGCATCTGTGATTGGTGGCTGGCTGATTGATCGTCATGGCAGGAGGACATCCATTTTACTAAGTAATCTCCTCATCCTGGGAGGCACCATTATCCTAACTACAAGCATATCTTTTTTGGCACTGGTGGTTGGTAGGGCCATCATTGGTTTTGCAATGAGCATTTCGTCTATGAGCTGCTGCATCTTTGTCTCTGAGATGGTTGCTCCCGAACGCAGAGGGTTGATGGTTACCCTGTATGAAGTTGGAATTACAGTTGGGATCTTGTTGGCCTATGCGGTCAACTACGTTTTATCTGGAATCCAAGCAGGATGGAGATACATGTTTGGACTTGCTATTATACCATCTCTCATGCAGTTGGTGTCCATTGGGTTTTTACCTCAGACAACCGGTACCTCTGAAAGCCTCGTAATGGAGGACGATAGCCAGCAATCTGATAGATTATCAGGAGAAATGTCAAATCAGCACCCAACAGAACAAGTTAAATATAGTGTCTTTGACCTTTTCAAAACCAAAGACAACATGTGCAGAAGAACCGCCATTGGTCTTGGGCTGGTGCTCAGTCAACAATTCACAGGTCAGCCGAATGTCCTCTTCTACGCTTCCACCATCCTTTTCTCGGTGGGATTTCAGAGCAACGCATCTGCAGTTCTTGCGTCGGTGGGTCTGGGTATAGTCAAAGTCATTGCTACTCTGTTGGCAATGGTATGTTCAGACAAGGTTGGTCGAAGATCACTTCTGATTGGGGGATGCACAGTGCTGGCTATAGGATTGATAATTACTGGTGTCTTGTGCGGACAGTCCGTGATTGATACAACAAAACAATGCACTTCATTAGAACCACATTCAAATTTGACCTCACCGGCTGAAAATCAAGAAAACGTGGGCATCAACTTGGCCAATCAAAGTACTCCATCTGCTGGACATGAAACACATGATGCTTACGGAGATTCAAATATTTCTTCACACTCCGAGGACGTGTATAAGTGGATTATTTTTATCTGCATGATGACAGTTGTGAGTGCCTTCTCAGTCAGCTTTGGACCAA TGACATGGCTTGTGCTAAGTGAGATATTTCCAAAGGAAGTCAGGGGAAGAGCGTATTCATTCATCAACTGCTTCAATGTGGGGGCCAACCTCATAGTTACCTTTTCTTTCTTGAGTATAACAG ATGTGATAGGTCTATCTGGAATATTTTTTGTGTATGGAGTTATCGGATTGGCAGCAGTTGTGTTCATCTACCTTGTGCTACCAGAAACCAAAGGAAAATCTCTTCATAAAATTGACAGAGAACTCTCTCAGACACG ATTTATTCACAGAGAGGAATTCTGCAATATTTTCCAAAGAAGACATTTCGCCCCAGGGTATCAGAGAGTTCACTTGACAAGCACAACAACATGA